One window of Silurus meridionalis isolate SWU-2019-XX chromosome 9, ASM1480568v1, whole genome shotgun sequence genomic DNA carries:
- the plvapb gene encoding plasmalemma vesicle associated protein b: MYNSSYTRPKVAMKAQDIRRSKGKGCGYYLRIIFFFSSLIQSLIIVSLVLFLVYGQPEKSADEKRVAELEQIFNKLSMDNTNLRKDNVNLNATLKIKIDEKDAAYKKVTKLTADLDAAKGNNTKHLQALAICNSNKTPLLRSISPCPQSGASSEQTRYLQTLLEQQKSLYAIVQANFSQTVQNLKFNLNNVIKDKNMHEMAMITLKKESEDLSSELKLYKKKCKEDFVTLLQGIQVVTTAFLTKIDSLFPNSFTFHLTCANQQEQMRNIHANCTNLSRQVEDKFQNYLNMVGEKVSTLQAESSRLEVENTRLKSNGEKCDKEHTQVAEQCTKTLQEQQQTHDTKVEQLLKDYKELLQEKQMLQATCLPKPPVPKPSGNEWPFAQQRPNFAGTNTGFQSKPSNSQPPKVR, encoded by the exons ATGTACAACAGCAGTTACACTCGGCCCAAAGTGGCGATGAAGGCCCAGGACATACGCAGGTCGAAGGGAAAAGGCTGCGGGTATTATCTGcgcatcatcttcttcttctcttccctGATACAGTCTCTGATCATCGTGAGTCTAGTGCTCTTCTTAGTGTATGGACAGCCGGAAAAGAGCGCTGATGAGAAAAGGGTGGCGGAGCTGGAGCAGATTTTTAACAAGCTCTCAATGGACAACACCAATCTGAGGAAGGACAACGTCAACCTCAATGCCACGCTTAAGATCAAAATAGATGAGAAGGATGCAGCTtataaaaaagtgacaaaacTCACAGCAGACTTGGATGCTGCCAAAggaaataacacaaaacatttgcaagcaCTA GCTATTTGCAATTCAAATAAGACGCCTCTGCTTCGGAGTATATCCCCATGTCCACAAAGCGGTGCTTCAAGTG AACAAACAAGATACTTACAGACTCTCTTGGAACAACAGAAGTCTCTGTATGCAATTGTCCAGGCCAATTTCAGCCAAACGGTGCAAAACCTCAAGTTTAACTTAAACAATgtgataaaagataaaaatatgcACGAGATGGCCATGATAACACTAAAAAAAGAGTCGGAGGACCTGTCTTCTGAGCTcaaactttacaaaaaaaagtgtaaggAGGACTTTGTCACGTTACTTCAGGGCATACAGGTTGTCACGACCGCCTTCCTCACTAAGATTGACAGCCTCTTCCCCAACAGCTTTACCTTCCACCTTACTTGTGCAAATCAACAAGAACAAATGCGGAATATCCatgcaaactgcacaaacctTTCCCGGCAAGTAGAAGACAAGTTCCAGAACTACCTGAACATGGTTGGCGAAAAAGTCTCAACCCTCCAGGCTGAGAGCAGCCGGCTGGAAGTTGAAAACACACGGCTAAAATCTAATGGTGAGAAGTGTGACAAGGAACACACTCAGGTAGCCGAGCAGTGCACAAAGACTCTTCAGGAGCAACAGCAAACACATGACACCAAGGTGGAGCAATTGCTGAAAGATTATAAAGAACTGCTCCAGGAAAAGCAGATGCTTCAAGCTACATGTCTACCAAAA CCCCCTGTGCCAAAACCAAGTGGAAACGAATGGCCTTTTGCACAGCAGAGACCGAATTTCGCTGGAACGAACACTGGATTCCAAAGCAAACCAAGCAACAGTCAACCACCAAAG GTCAGGTGA
- the gtpbp3 gene encoding tRNA modification GTPase GTPBP3, mitochondrial, translating to MTPAGCWRIIGLFKNVVRRRVYLRCPVVSGQAWLCRPFGSCLVTGFEDTIFALSSGRGRCGVAVVRVSGPDAARALRALTSLKRAPNPRTALLRNITHPTSQELLDRGLVLWFPGPRSFTGEDSAEFHIHGGPAVINGVLQALGSLPGLRPAEAGEFTRRAFHAGKLDLTEVEGLGDLIHAETEAQRRQALRQMAGDLGRLYNDWSQQLKHCLAHLEAFIDFSEDELIEDGVLNQVDIAASKLQVEIQKHLSDERRGERLRNGVQMVIAGSTNVGKSSLFNLLCQRPAAIVSPIPGTTRDVVETPLDIGGFPVLLSDTAGLRETDDFVEQEGVQRALKRVEVADLTLVVLDSTQLPQEPQMVPDFLKDYLNNVLPKETDQDHMPQHLLILNKSDLLPNEHLSIIRKALSDVLPVAPVSILSCSTREGLADFLKVLQERVKTMCADPLVGSPSLTQTRHRTNLQKSVEALSQYHKYRDVDLALAAEGLRLGLSCLGRITGKIGTEEILDVIFRDFCIGK from the exons ATGACACCTGCCGGCTGCTGGAGGATTATTGGCCTTTTTAAAAACGTTGTCAG GCGACGAGTGTACCTCAGGTGTCCTGTCGTCTCTGGTCAGGCTTGGCTGTGCAGACCGTTCGGCAGCTGTCTTGTCACCGGTTTCGAGGACACAATTTTCGCTTTGTCTTCAGGACGAGGTCGTTGTGGGGTAGCCGTCGTGCGCGTGAGCGGACCGGATGCTGCCCGAGCTCTGCGCGCACTGACCAGCCTGAAGCGCGCGCCGAACCCCCGCACTGCGCTCCTCCGCAACATCACCCACCCCACATCTCAGGAGCTGCTGGACCGGGGCCTTGTTCTGTGGTTCCCAG gTCCTCGCAGTTTCACAGGAGAAGACAGTGCTGAGTTTCACATACATGGAGGACCTGCTGTCATTAATGGTGTTTTACAAGCCCTTG ggaGTCTGCCCGGGCTGCGGCCTGCAGAGGCAGGGGAGTTTACCCGACGTGCGTTCCATGCTGGAAAGTTGGATTTGACTGAAGTAGAGGGGTTGGGGGATTTAATCCATGCAGAGACTGAAGCTCAGAGAAGACAAGCACTCAGGCAGATGGCGGGGGACCTCGGGCGCCTATACAACGACTGGAGTCAGCAGCTCAAACAT TGTTTAGCACACCTGGAAGCTTTCATTGACTTCAGTGAGGATGAGCTCATAGAGGATGGAGTCCTAAATCAAG TGGACATTGCAGCATCGAAGCTACAAGTGGAAATACAGAAGCATCTTTCTGATGAGCGACGAGGCGAACGACTGCGCAATGGTGTACAGATGGTCATAGCCGGATCAACCAATGTGGGCAAGAGCAGCCTTTTCAATTTACTGT GCCAACGTCCTGCAGCTATTGTGTCTCCGATACCAGGGACCACCCGTGACGTTGTAGAGACGCCACTGGACATCGGAGGTTTTCCGGTTCTGTTGAGTGACACTGCAGGTTTAAGGGAGACGGACGATTTTGTGGAGCAAGAGGGTGTCCAGCGTGCCCTAAAAAG ggTGGAAGTGGCAGATCTGACTCTAGTGGTCCTCGACTCAACACAGCTTCCTCAGGAGCCTCAGATGGTGCCAGATTTCCTGAAAGACTACCTCAACAATGTGCTGCCAAAAGAGACTGATCAGGATCACATGCCGCAGCATCTCCTGATCCTTAACAAAAGTGATCTACTGCCTAATGAACATCTTAGCATCATCCGGAAAGCCCTTAGTGACGTGTTACCTGTGGCTCCAGTCAGTATTTTATCATGCAGTACCAGAGAAGGGCTAGCTGATTTCTTAAAAGTGTTGCAGGAGAGAGTTAAGACAAT GTGTGCAGATCCACTGGTCGGTAGTCCAAGTCTAACGCAAACTCGCCATCGGACTAACCTGCAAAAGAGTGTTGAGGCCTTGAGTCAATATCATAAGTACAGAGATGTGGACCTGGCACTGGCAGCAGAAGGACTGCGCTTAGGTCTTAGCTGCTTGGGTAGAATCACTGGCAAGATTGGCACTGAAGAGATTTTGGATGTGATTTTTAGAGATTTTTGCATTGggaaataa